In Halopseudomonas nanhaiensis, a single window of DNA contains:
- the ftsX gene encoding permease-like cell division protein FtsX: MAARRRPAMSARQPERKPAEKRARPTGAARSGQDWKQPLRGWLGSHRDSAGQALARIRQQPFSSALTVLVMTIVLALPMGLAVLIDQVERLGVDWQRAAQLSVYLDDDVMAEPALALRDRIRELDQVASAQLLDKELALAEFQQHSGLGNALDQLAYNPLPSVILVTPHSIEGGAAALAPLRDRLAGFDGVNTVQIDLEWVERLSAILGMIERFTGGLALLLILALLLVMANTIRLAIESRREEIQVIKLVGGTDAFVRRPFLYVGVLYGLLAGLLAWLLLSGGLAWLNLAVRDVASLYRSDFELDGVPLEDGLTLLGGAMLLGLTGAWLAVGRHIRDIEPQ, translated from the coding sequence ATTGCTGCGCGACGGAGACCAGCCATGAGCGCCCGCCAGCCTGAGCGCAAACCGGCCGAGAAGCGTGCCCGGCCCACCGGCGCAGCGCGTTCCGGGCAGGACTGGAAGCAGCCGCTGCGAGGTTGGCTGGGCAGTCACCGCGACAGCGCCGGGCAGGCACTGGCGCGGATCCGCCAGCAACCCTTCAGCAGCGCGCTGACGGTACTGGTCATGACCATCGTGCTGGCGCTGCCGATGGGGCTTGCGGTACTGATCGATCAGGTCGAGCGGCTGGGTGTCGACTGGCAGCGGGCCGCGCAGTTGTCTGTCTACCTTGATGACGACGTCATGGCCGAGCCGGCCCTGGCGCTGCGTGACCGGATTCGCGAGCTTGACCAGGTCGCCAGTGCACAGCTGCTCGACAAGGAACTGGCGCTGGCCGAATTCCAGCAGCATTCGGGGCTGGGAAATGCACTCGACCAGCTGGCCTACAATCCCTTGCCCTCGGTGATTCTGGTCACGCCGCACAGCATCGAGGGTGGCGCCGCGGCGCTCGCGCCGCTTCGTGACCGGCTGGCCGGCTTCGATGGCGTCAATACCGTACAGATCGATCTGGAATGGGTAGAGCGTCTCAGCGCCATTCTCGGCATGATCGAGCGTTTCACCGGGGGGCTCGCGCTGTTGCTGATTCTCGCCTTGCTGCTGGTCATGGCCAATACCATCAGACTGGCCATCGAGAGCCGCCGGGAAGAAATTCAGGTGATCAAGCTGGTGGGCGGAACCGATGCCTTCGTGCGTCGTCCGTTTCTGTACGTGGGCGTGCTCTACGGTCTGCTCGCCGGCCTGCTGGCCTGGCTCTTGCTGTCGGGCGGACTGGCCTGGCTGAATCTTGCCGTTCGCGATGTAGCCAGTCTCTATCGGAGTGACTTCGAGCTTGACGGTGTGCCCCTGGAAGACGGCTTGACGCTGCTCGG
- the ftsE gene encoding cell division ATP-binding protein FtsE translates to MIRFEQVSKRYPNGHKGLENLSFHIRTGEMVFITGHSGAGKSTLLKLIMCMERPTAGQVHIGGQDLRQLGSDDIPYLRRQIGVVFQNHQLLFDRTVFDNVALPLIINGTPRDEIGRRVRAALDKVGLLSKENVHPIALSGGEQQRVGIARAVVHKPALLLADEPTGNLDPALSAEIMALFEDFNRVGVTVLIASHDLPLIARLDHRMLTLGEGRLLRDGDQP, encoded by the coding sequence ATGATTCGCTTCGAACAGGTCAGCAAGCGCTATCCGAACGGGCACAAGGGGCTGGAGAACCTCAGCTTCCATATCCGCACCGGTGAGATGGTGTTCATCACCGGTCACTCCGGTGCCGGCAAGAGTACGCTGCTCAAGCTGATCATGTGCATGGAGCGTCCTACTGCGGGCCAGGTGCACATCGGTGGTCAGGACCTGCGTCAGCTCGGCAGTGACGACATCCCCTACCTGCGCCGGCAGATTGGCGTGGTCTTTCAGAACCACCAGCTGCTGTTCGACCGTACGGTGTTCGACAACGTCGCTCTGCCGCTGATCATCAACGGAACACCGCGCGACGAGATCGGACGCCGGGTGCGCGCAGCCCTGGACAAGGTTGGCTTGCTCAGCAAGGAAAACGTCCATCCCATCGCGCTATCGGGTGGGGAGCAGCAGCGGGTCGGTATCGCCCGTGCAGTGGTGCACAAGCCGGCACTGTTGTTGGCCGACGAGCCGACCGGGAACCTGGATCCGGCGCTGTCTGCTGAAATCATGGCCTTGTTCGAGGACTTTAATCGCGTTGGCGTCACGGTACTCATCGCCAGCCACGATCTGCCGCTGATAGCCCGTCTGGACCATCGCATGCTCACCCTGGGTGAGGGTCGATTGCTGCGCGACGGAGACCAGCCATGA
- the ftsY gene encoding signal recognition particle-docking protein FtsY, with translation MFGSKDKSNRGADDGDQKPKRGLFGWGRRRQDDAAPAQDDPAEVRPATAETESTRDAADSAPVQPVTDPATVPAAEPVVRPSAAQPDAARDVAQSLFGDLGQAEPDAAPAPPAEPRGFLARMRAGLSKTSANLGEGMANMFLGEKEIDNELLEDMETRLLMADVGIEAATMIMETLQQSVRRREVSNRKALYAALQRELEKLLANVARPLEIPADKTPFVILVVGVNGVGKTTTIGKLAKRLQGEGKQVMLAAGDTFRAAAVEQLQVWGERNRIPVIAQHTGADSASVTFDALQAAKSRGADVLIADTAGRLHNKDHLMDELKKVKRVMAKLDPEAPHEVLLVLDAGTGQNAISQTRLFNEAVGLTGLVLTKLDGTAKGGVIFALAKQFGLPIRYIGVGEQIDDLRPFTAPEFVKALFGRD, from the coding sequence ATGTTTGGTTCCAAAGACAAATCCAACCGTGGCGCGGACGACGGCGATCAGAAGCCCAAGCGCGGGCTGTTTGGCTGGGGCCGTCGGCGGCAGGACGATGCTGCACCGGCGCAGGACGATCCGGCCGAGGTCCGGCCTGCCACGGCCGAGACGGAATCCACCCGCGACGCTGCCGACAGCGCGCCGGTACAACCCGTCACCGACCCGGCAACCGTTCCGGCTGCAGAGCCTGTTGTTCGGCCGTCCGCAGCGCAACCCGATGCGGCACGTGATGTCGCCCAATCGTTGTTCGGCGATCTCGGCCAGGCCGAGCCCGACGCAGCACCAGCGCCGCCTGCCGAACCCCGCGGCTTTCTTGCGCGCATGCGCGCCGGTCTGTCGAAGACCAGTGCGAATCTCGGCGAAGGCATGGCCAACATGTTCCTCGGCGAGAAGGAGATCGATAACGAACTCCTCGAGGACATGGAGACACGCCTGTTGATGGCCGATGTGGGCATCGAGGCGGCCACCATGATCATGGAGACGTTGCAGCAAAGCGTCCGCCGCCGCGAAGTGTCCAACCGCAAGGCGCTGTACGCAGCGCTGCAGCGCGAGCTGGAAAAGCTGCTGGCCAATGTGGCCAGGCCGTTGGAGATTCCGGCTGACAAGACGCCGTTCGTGATCCTGGTAGTGGGCGTCAACGGCGTCGGCAAGACCACAACCATCGGCAAGTTGGCCAAGCGCCTGCAGGGCGAGGGCAAGCAGGTCATGCTGGCAGCCGGCGATACGTTCCGCGCTGCGGCAGTTGAACAATTGCAGGTGTGGGGCGAGCGCAACCGGATCCCGGTGATTGCCCAGCACACCGGCGCCGATTCCGCCTCGGTGACGTTCGATGCCCTCCAGGCCGCCAAGTCCCGGGGTGCGGATGTGCTGATCGCCGACACCGCCGGCCGCCTGCACAACAAGGACCACCTCATGGACGAGCTGAAAAAGGTCAAGCGGGTCATGGCCAAGCTCGATCCCGAGGCGCCACACGAGGTGCTGCTGGTGCTCGACGCCGGTACCGGTCAGAACGCGATCAGTCAGACCCGGCTGTTCAACGAAGCCGTCGGCCTGACCGGCCTGGTCCTGACCAAGCTCGACGGCACTGCCAAGGGCGGCGTGATCTTTGCCCTGGCCAAGCAGTTCGGCCTGCCGATTCGCTACATTGGTGTCGGGGAGCAGATCGATGATCTGCGTCCGTTCACCGCCCCGGAATTCGTCAAGGCTCTGTTTGGGCGCGATTGA